In a genomic window of Tripterygium wilfordii isolate XIE 37 chromosome 8, ASM1340144v1, whole genome shotgun sequence:
- the LOC120003588 gene encoding uncharacterized protein LOC120003588: MRIAIHDHNDDIPRRVFPPELESLGEDAYIRVFCSSSRSLPTTIFQELSGPCLDRDVQSLLLAPVTAKDIKDTLFSIGNDKAPSPDDFSSVFFKKAWGVVAVDFCAAVKDFFISSALLKQVNHAVIALIPKSVNVNSVKDFRPISCCNVTYKVISKILAGRLAKALQCIISPAQNAFLGGRKMADNIYMVQELLRNYGRKRSSPRCLIKIDFCVETTSFSVAVNGDLFGFFPGKGGIRQRNPLSPYLFIASMEYFARLLNIASANPEFKYHPKCLHQKITHLAFADDILLVARGDRSSVHILHQQLLHFNSVSGLEINARKSSIYFGGVGGETKHRILQATGFSEGSFPFKYLGVPLSPHRLLVSQFSPLLEKLEMAIQSWLGKHLSYAGRLELLKSVLQGMVQFWIGIFPMPEQVIKKITGLCRNFFWSGNAFGRASAPVAWANVCLPKKEGGLGLMDLRARNLSFIANHLWNIHIKADSLWIQWVHHYYLNQTPIWHAGLIKNSSPLWKAIFNLKKQLVQDCGGQNQVISLIQSWHNGPHLVSSCAYEHFRVKNPNVGWVNVVWEVWSLPRYSFIHWLTVLGRLRTRDRLRFVPTDTYCIFCRQEEESHMHHFFNCSWTSDFWRKITCWLGINRRMATLTSAIRGLGRGSKVSVARMRRVSLGLIPPSSSSSLGWLLNVLGVMSSGGFMLLLVAASVAFLTWCSGGRVGAAIFSSGYDWEGFVAMVMGSFMVLGSGSGWFGFGTLVGVMEMYLVVCYAGYSLLLWFGLVLVSAGGVGAILVASFLLCLCLSSSVCSWSARLLVASCFSGFIPALFPRHVRVYLIVYKLSGFSSCVTFDL, translated from the exons ATGCGCATTGCCATCCACGATCACAATGATGACATTCCACGC cgggtgttcccgcctgaacTGGAGTCGCTTGGTGAGGACGCTTAcatcagggtcttttgctcatCGTCGAGAAGCTTACCCACTACGATTTTtcaggagcta AGTGGTCCCTGTCTTGATAGGGATGTTCAGAGCCTGCTCCTTGCTCCTGTTACTGCTAAGGATATTAAGGATACCCTGTTCTCTATTGGGAATGATAAGGCTCCTAGTCCTGATGACTTCTCCTCTGTCTTTTTCAAGAAGGCTTGGGGTGTTGTTGCGGTTGATTTCTGTGCAGCAGTGAAGGATTTCTTTATTTCTAGTGCTCTTCTGAAACAAGTGAACCATGCTGTGATTGCTTTGATCCCAAAGTCTGTAAATGTGAATTCTGTGAAGGATTTTAGACCTATTTCTTGTTGTAATGTTACTTATAAAGTCATATCTAAAATTCTTGCTGGTAGATTAGCTAAGGCATTACAGTGTATCATTAGTCCTGCTCAAAATGCCTTCTTGGGAGGGAGGAAAATGGCAGACAACATTTACATGGTTCAGGAGTTGCTTAGGAACTATGGCAGGAAAAGATCTTCTCCTAGATGCCTTATTAAGATTGATTTC TGTGTGGAGACCACTTCTTTTTCTGTGGCTGTTAATGGAGATCTTTTTGGGTTCTTTCCTGGCAAGGGTGGTATAAGACAAAGGAATCCTCTTTCCCCTTATTTATTCATTGCTAGCATGGAGTATTTTGCTAGATTGCTGAATATTGCATCTGCAAACCCTGAGTTTAAGTATCATCCTAAGTGTCTCCATCAGAAAATTACTCATCTGGCCTTTGCAGATGACATACTGTTGGTTGCTAGGGGTGATAGGTCTTCTGTGCATATTCTTCATCAGCAACTGTTGCATTTCAATAGTGTTTCTGGTCTGGAGATAAATGCTAGAAAGTCCTCCATTTATTTTGGTGGAGTTGGTGGTGAAACCAAGCACAGAATCCTTCAAGCTACTGGGTTTTCTGAGGGATCTTTTCCTTTTAAGTATTTGGGGGTTCCTCTTAGTCCTCATAGGCTGTTAGTAAGTCAGTTCTCTCCTCTGTTGGAAAAGTTGGAAATGGCCATCCAGAGCTGGTTGGGGAAGCATTTGTCCTATGCTGGTAGACTGGAGCTTCTTAAGTCTGTTTTGCAGGGAATGGTCCAATTTTGGATTGGCATTTTCCCTATGCCTGAGCAGGTTATTAAAAAGATTACTGGTTTGTGTAGGAATTTTTTTTGGAGTGGCAATGCTTTTGGGAGAGCTTCTGCTCCTGTAGCTTGGGCTAATGTATGTCTGCCAAAGAAAGAAGGGGGTTTAGGGCTTATGGATCTCAGGGCTAGGAATCTCAGTTTCATTGCCAATCATTTATGGAACATTCATATTAAAGCCGACTCTTTATGGATACAGTGGGTGCATCATTACTATTTGAATCAAACTCCTATATGGCATGCTGGTTTGATTAAGAACTCTTCTCCTCTGTGGAAAGCTATCTTTAATCTCAAAAAACAGCTTGTCCAGGATTGTGGAGGGCAGAATCAGGTCATAAGTCTTATTCAAAGCTGGCACAATGGTCCTCATTTGGTGTCCAGCTGTGCTTATGAGCATTTTAGAGTTAAAAACCCCAATGTTGGTTGGGTTAATGTGGTGTGGGAAGTTTGGTCCTTGCCTAGATATAGTTTTATTCATTGGCTTACTGTTTTGGGGAGACTGAGAACAAGAGATAGGTTAAGATTTGTGCCTACTGATACCTACTGTATTTTCTGCAGGCAAGAGGAAGAGTCTCATATGCATCATTTCTTCAATTGTAGTTGGACTTCTGACTTTTGGAGAAAGATTACCTGTTGGCTAGGAATTAATAGAAGAATGGCTACTTTGACTAGTGCTATCAGAGGGCTGGGAAGGGGTAGTAAGGTCTCTGTTGCTAGAATGAGGAGAGTTTCCCTAGGCTTG ATTCCCCCTTCCTCCAGTAGTTCATTAGGGTGGCTTTTAAATGTTTTGGGAGTCATGTCTAGTGGGGGTTTTAT GTTGCTCCTGGTGGCTGCCAGTGTGGCTTTCCTTACT TGGTGCTCTGGTGGAAGAGTGGGAGCTGCTATTTTCTCCTCTGGCTATGATTGGGAAGGGTTTGTTGCTATGGTGATGGGTTCTTTTATGGTGCTTGGTTCTGGCTCTGGTTGGTTTGGTTTTGGTACTCTGGTGGGAGTAATGGAGATGTATCTGGTTGTTTGCTATGCTGGTTATTCTCTATTG CTTTGGTTTGGGTTGGTTCTGGTTTCTGCTGGGGGTGTTGGAGCTATTCTggttgcttcttttcttctttgcctTTGCTTGTCGTCCTCTGTTTGCTCCTGGAGTGCTAGGTTGCTTGTTGCCAGCTG CTTCTCTGGGTTCATCCCAGCTTTGTTCCCCCGGCATGTCAGGGTGTATTTGATTGTATATAAACTCTCTGGTTTTTCCAGTTGTGTTACTTTTGATCTTTAA